One window of the Zea mays cultivar B73 chromosome 3, Zm-B73-REFERENCE-NAM-5.0, whole genome shotgun sequence genome contains the following:
- the LOC542063 gene encoding barley mlo defense gene homolog 5, with the protein MADGSGESESTALEFTPTWIVAAVCSLIVVISLAAERCLHYLGKTFKGKNQKALFEALLKVKEELMLLGFISLLLTVFQGVMQRTCIPPGWTIYMLPCRSAKEQAELSPTEAHGHAAGILGLTRRRLLAEGGPRTQRCQKKGEVPLLSVEALHQLHIFIFILAIAHVIFCVLTMLLGSVRIRQWKHWEDEIQKGATDNGPRKVTYVHQSEFIREHSKGIGRDTTMLSWLHSFLKQFYGSVTKSDYTTMRLGFITTHCRSNPKFDFHRYMMRALEADFKKVVGISWYLWIFVVVFMLLNINGWHTYFWISFIPLLLLLAVGTKLEHVITQLAQEVAEKHSAVEGDLVVNPSDDHFWFGRPKIVLYLIHFILFQNAFEIAFFFWILTTYGFNSCIMDHVPFIVPRLVVGAIIQLLCSYSTLPLYAIVTQMGTFFKKEIFDEHVQQSLLGWAQKAKKRKALRNNGNGSNGAAAGSSHPSATARLELMRRAVALEEGSAGGNGSEASAAELHDTGPKL; encoded by the exons ATGGCGGATGGCAGCGGGGAATCGGAGTCGACGGCGCTGGAGTTCACGCCGACGTGGATCGTGGCGGCGGTCTGCTCCCTCATCGTGGTCATCTCCCTCGCAGCCGAGAGGTGCCTGCATTACCTCGGCAAG ACGTTCAAGGGGAAGAACCAGAAGGCGCTCTTCGAGGCTCTCCTCAAGGTCAAAGAAG AGCTGATGCTTCTGGGGTTCATCTCGCTGCTGCTGACGGTGTTCCAAGGAGTGATGCAGAGGACGTGCATTCCTCCGGGGTGGACCATCTACATGCTCCCATGCCGTAGCGCCAAGGAGCAGGCCGAGCTGAGCCCCACGGAGGCGCACGGCCATGCTGCCGGAATCTTAGGCCTCACCCGCCGGCGTTTGCTTGCCGAGGGCGGGCCTAGGACCCAGCGTTGCCAGAAGAAG GGAGAAGTTCCTTTGTTGTCAGTTGAAGCACTGCATCAGTTGCATATCTTCATTTTCATTCTGGCCATTGCACACGTGATTTTCTGTGTCCTGACTATGCTTCTAGGAAGCGTGAGG ATTCGTCAATGGAAACACTGGGAGGATGAGATTCAGAAGGGTGCTACAGACAATG GGCCTAGGAAGGTGACCTATGTGcatcaatctgaatttatcagggAACATTCCAAGGGCATTGGCAGAGATACCACAATGTTGAGCTGGCTG CATTCTTTTCTCAAGCAGTTTTATGGGTCGGTTACTAAATCAGACTACACTACAATGCGACTTGGCTTCATCACG ACACATTGTAGGTCAAACCCAAAATTTGATTTCCACAGGTACATGATGCGAGCTTTGGAGGCTGACTTTAAGAAGGTGGTTGGCATAAG CTGGTACTTGTGGATATTTGTTGTGGTATTCATGTTGCTGAACATCAATG GTTGGCACACATACTTTTGGATCTCTTTCATTCCCCTTCTG CTTCTGTTGGCCGTTGGCACCAAGCTAGAGCATGTCATAACTCAGTTGGCTCAAGAGGTCGCCGAGAAGCACTCCGCAGTAGAGGGCGACTTGGTGGTCAATCCGTCGGATGACCATTTCTGGTTTGGCCGGCCAAAGATCGTCCTGTACCTGATCCACTTCATCCTCTTCCAGAACGCGTTTGAGATCGCATTCTTCTTCTGGATTCTG ACTACCTACGGTTTCAACTCCTGCATCATGGACCACGTCCCCTTCATTGTGCCGAGGCTCGTTGTCGG GGCCATCATCCAGCTCCTCTGTAGCTACAGCACCCTGCCTCTGTACGCGATTGTCACGCAG ATGGGGACTTTCTTCAAGAAGGAGATCTTCGATGAGCACGTGCAGCAGAGCCTTCTGGGCTGGGCGCAGAAGGCCAAGAAGAGGAAAGCGCTCAGGAACAATGGCAATGGCAGCAATGGCGCCGCGGCCGGGTCGTCACATCCATCTGCGACTGCGAGGCTCGAACTGATGAGACGAGCTGTCGCTCTTGAAGAaggcagtgccggtggcaacgggAGTGAGGCTAGTGCGGCCGAGCTACACGACACGGGCCCGAAGCTCTGA